The DNA segment ATTACATCTTTTACAAAACGTTGTCCATCTTCAGCTACAGATCTCGTTACAATGTCACGATCTGTAATCATACCAATAATACGTGGTCCATCTACTACTGGCATACAGCCAATGTCCAAAGCTCGCATGCTCTGAGCAATTTCTGAAATCAAATCTGTGGGTGTGCAGGTTACAATATCACGTGACATAATGTCTTTAATTTTCACGAAAACACCTCCTTCAATATTGTTTAGTATGATTTACAATTGATTAAAATATGTAACAATATTGAAAGATTTAAAACTGGATAAACGTGGTATAGTATGTGTATTAAATAAAAATAAAATCTTATAAAAAAAGTTGAAACTTTTAGTGAATGAGAACGTCCTAAAACTAGAGGAAGATAGAGGTGCATTATATGACAAAACAAGTTGACTTGAGAAGAATCGTTTCAAATTTTTCGAAGTTAGGTGTAACAGTTACTCTGACAAAATCTCGTCTTGAAATGTTAAAAGCGCTCGCATCACCGACTCAAGCTCCACAATCTCACTGAGTAATTCCACAACATAGAACATACATTTTAGACACCTACTGTGAAGTTGGTGTTTTTTTATGCAAAAAAAGAATACGCATAGTAGCGTATTCTTTTGCGAAGTGGACTTCTATGCCTTTAAGTGTTGTCTAGCTAAAAGCGCCAAGAGCGTGGTCCCATTCAGAGGTCAGAAAGACGAAATATACGCCTTTCATCTTTCCTACACCGGAGTCGATCTAGAGTTACGCTTTCAAAATTTAATAGTTAGTCATCTTGACTTGAACCGAACATATACGTTCGGTGATGGAATTTCATGCTGAAAACTAATCCAAGTGCGAGCATATTCCCCATTAACGAACTTCCTCCATAACTAATAAAAGGTAGGGGGATACCGGTAATCGGTAACAGTTGAATCGTCATTCCAATGTTTTGGAATACATGGAACGTGATCATAGCGATGATTCCAGCACATACATATGTACTAAAAGGATCTTTTAATTGTAGGGTAATTTTGGTTAAATGATAAATCAGTAAGAAAAATAAACTGACAACAATACTTGCCCCAATAAAACCATATTCTTCGCCAATAACTGTGAAAATAAAGTCGGTATGATTCTCAGGAACGTACACTTCTCGTCCTTGATATCCTTTTCCGGTAATTTCTCCAGAGCCAATAGCAGTCATAGCCTTAATTAAATTATAGCCTTCAAATGTGGAGAATGAATAAGGGTCTAACCAAGAATAAACACGACCAAATTGATAGGCTTTAAAACCAAATTTATCTGATAAGAATTCTTGCATAAAGACGGCCATCCATAAGATGAAACCACCTAAAACTGCCGTACCTGCAAAAATTGGAACAATTAACTTCCAAGTTACCCCACCGACAATAATCATGGCTGCGGTAATGGCAAGAAAAACAAGAGCTGTACCTAAATCTG comes from the Paenisporosarcina antarctica genome and includes:
- a CDS encoding CBS domain-containing protein; protein product: MKIKDIMSRDIVTCTPTDLISEIAQSMRALDIGCMPVVDGPRIIGMITDRDIVTRSVAEDGQRFVKDVMTQDVISVGPESSSEEAAEIMAQHRIRRLPVIKNDSLIGFVALADLSIPSETVHDAAQALHEISKPGHL
- a CDS encoding Lmo0850 family protein; its protein translation is MTKQVDLRRIVSNFSKLGVTVTLTKSRLEMLKALASPTQAPQSH
- a CDS encoding FtsW/RodA/SpoVE family cell cycle protein, whose product is MENNKKFADRFDWTLAFIVLLLFIVSLFAISSAQTSGQYPINFIPRQVLWYIVGALIIGFAMLFEPEQYKKMSWIFYGFGILVLIALVLAPGGQGQIAEIRGGAKSWFHLPGVGSIQPSEFMKTIFILTMARMISEHHEKFVIKTVKTDVLLLGKIISTVLVPLLFIMQQPDLGTALVFLAITAAMIIVGGVTWKLIVPIFAGTAVLGGFILWMAVFMQEFLSDKFGFKAYQFGRVYSWLDPYSFSTFEGYNLIKAMTAIGSGEITGKGYQGREVYVPENHTDFIFTVIGEEYGFIGASIVVSLFFLLIYHLTKITLQLKDPFSTYVCAGIIAMITFHVFQNIGMTIQLLPITGIPLPFISYGGSSLMGNMLALGLVFSMKFHHRTYMFGSSQDD